The following is a genomic window from Sebastes fasciatus isolate fSebFas1 chromosome 15, fSebFas1.pri, whole genome shotgun sequence.
AATCCGGTATGTTTAAACATTGTAATGAAATACTAAACAAAGAGGCATTCACGAGGACAGCTACgtattctcttcctgctttcaaCAGCTGCCGTAACTACGACAACCACAGACTCATTCGGCTGAAAGTCGCCAGTTAACAGGGTCGCCTGTTAAACCGTAACACCGGTCAGACAGTCTGATTCAAACTCCATCCATTATgtaaataaaattacaaaaatataaatatgctcCAAAATCAAGAGAGCAAGAAAGTAAACTCTGCCATTTAACATCCTTATTAGGAGGTAAAAGTCTTTTTGTACAAGTCCCTGGTGCCTCATCATCAATCAGAGATccattattttgtttatttgaataGGAGTTATCTCTATAAATGTCAAGCTCAGTTCAATAAATGGACACAACTTTTCCCTGTAAATGAGGTCGACAAAATGTTAGAAACATTACAATACAATAATGTTTTGTAACGTTACTTTATGTAACAATACTAGCACAACGTACTGGCTTAAAGCGTGCTGTTTATTGTAGTCAGTACACAAACAATTTAAAGTAGCAGTCTCAGTAAGACAGTAGTATTGATGGTACTGACCTACTGAGCCATCAGTACCAAGCTACTTTTAGATAATTAATGTAAGGACAGACTGAATACTAATTCAGTCCTTCACAACCAACTGAGTTGAACTATTCCCTGCCATCAAGACACTAAAATCTAGTAATGGAGTGTAAATATTGCACAAGCTGTTTTATGGTTACAAGTTGACtgtgtcttttttctttaacaTACTTAAAgccattttgggaaatgttgaAAATGTCTCAGTAGCACTGTAATCGCCTGGTTGTATGAGGGTGACAGGCCCTATAATATACCTCAAGCTCAATTCAATAAATGGACACAACTTTTGCCTGTAAATGAGGTCGACAATAATGTTAGAAACGCAATACAATGATGTTTTGTAAAGTTACAATACTAACACAAGGTACTGGCTTAAAAGCTTACTGTTCATTGTAGTCAGTACACAAACAATTTAAAGTAGCAGTCTCAGTAAGACAGTATAGTGTTGTATTGATGGTACGGACCTACTGACCCATCAGTACCAAGCTACTTTTAGATAATTAATGTAAGGACAGACTGAATAGTAATTCAGTCCTTCACAACCATCTGAGTTGAACTATTCCCTGCCATCAAGACACTAAAATCTAGTAATAAAAAGTAATGGAGTGTAAACAGGGAAAGAAAtgagcacctgccacctgccacctgccaaatgcagggtaaatgttggcagtggcaggtaaaaatgtcaggtcacctgccaccatggcagataggttttctttatattaagaaacattatttttaaaaagcaattctaaagcctaaattaaatatagtcATGGATTAAGGTTGCATGATATATTCCAAAATTCTacggtctggtaccactgactcagtgtttacaattttaaagcgttctacctagatttcagaagtggcagacaaaaacaatgtaatggccagtagaaatgttcagtgacctgccacagtggctggtaaggaaaaaggttaatttcatACCCTGAGTGTAAATATTGCACAAGCGATTTTATGGTTACAAGTTGACTGTGTCTCTTAATTTGATCAGTCTCAATTGGAGTCCATACTGGGTGCTAACCAACCTATAGTCTTGTCTTTTTGCTATTATTACATACCCTGAAGTCTAGGCGAAAGCAAATTGAACTCTGTCAAAGCCCTATTTTGATCTTGTCAGTTACCTTTCAACTCTCCATTTTTTCCAGAAGAGACAAACATGAGCAGTTTCAGTAGACCCGACAGACACAGGACCCCGTCATTCACCAGGGCAACACACCTTGGAGCATCCCAGGCTGACCTGGAGAGAGATTCAGGCTTCTCAGGTTTGATTCCGTTACGTTTCTCTACAGTTACACACCTTTGAGTTTTGTGTTTGTCCAATTGTATGTGGTATCATAACACGGTTGTCAGTGTGGCATGTGTTGTGAACTGGGTGTACCTGTTTAATTAGCATTTCcctgtttggaaaaaaaatgactaTCAAGTCATTAACAAGATCAACCTAGATCAAATATAGGGATCTAGGTCACATTTTCTATGTAAGCACTATGAAGGCTGACCTGGATTTGGTTAAGCCCTCCTCATCATGTTGATGGTATCCTTTTCCAGACGCTCTGGAGAGGCTTATCTACATTTGACACTGTTTTCATAATACTAATATTCTGCCCCACGTACTGTGTACAATAGAAAGGTGAATACGTTGCTTTTAAACATGACTAAACCCATATGctgtgtctcctcctcctcagataCCAGCTCTGAGTACCTCAGTACAGTCGATCTGACTGACTCTGAAGATGCAGGAAGGAATGGGTCGATAGTCGGCCAGGACCCGACTGGTCCGCAGGTGGCTGTGATGGGAGGCTCATACGCTGGACTCTCGCCAATGATCATCATGAATAACTTTGTCTTAAAGCAGGTAAAATACAGCAATCTATGggcgttttcatattaggtacgTTTGATCCGTATCACGGATCAACGAACTGTGCCCgggtacggtacggagcgttcacactagtCAAACAAACGGAACTTTGGGGACAtgtgtactcggatccgggcccgggtccctgatgtgataGTACCCTATGTCTGCTTCTGCCTAGCACTAATCCAGGGCTTTACTGTCAATTCAGGGTGAAATTACCTTCGGCTAAGAGAGTGCAAATGTGTGTCTTCATGTATATAGTAATTTGACTGTTATTTTTAATGGATACTTATAttgcactgttttgttttttcattttatatattcTCCTTGTATTTAATAAGTTATATAACAGAGGTATTATACTATAGGTATAGCATgatatttacatttgtttttttctctctagcCATCCTCGATGGCTCCAGCAGAGAACCAGTGGGGCTTTCCTTCACCCTTGGAAGTGATGCCTCAGTCACAGGTGGTTCTTCTTCAACCCATGGTATCAAatggtagcagcagcagctcctcaacGACTGGCCCTGAAAATATCCGACAATCAAAAAGCTACTTGCCCATCCTCAAGTCATATCCCAGAATCGCCCCACACCCAGCGGATGCGCCCACTAAGAGGGTGGGATCCTCAAAGGTGAGGGTGAGTTCAACGTCAGGATATGACCAGCGAAAGAAGAGGCACCACCACGGCCACAGGCTCCACAGCTCGCCCAGTCCGCAGCCAGCACTGCAGACTACAGTGAAACCCATCTCAAACTTTGAAGCAGCAAACAGCCAATCGGAGGAAGCTGAGAGTCAGGAGCAACTCGGTGACAAGCCTCTCTCCCCGCTGGCAGGGAGCAGCCCTCTGCTCCCCTACACAGATGAATTCAGGACAGATATTGACAATAACATGATGGATGCTGACCAGGACGACGCACTCTCTATGGACGTTAACAAACTGAAACGTTTCAGCAATACCTACAACATTCTCCACAAATCTGGCTTGCTGGGGATCACCATGCGCACAAAGCAGCTGATCAAGGAGAATAAGCGCACCCAAGGtcagctgcagcagcttcagGAGCAAACggctctgctgctggaggctCTGAGCAGCGGGGACCCGCAGCTCTGGACTAAACTGCAGCTCTCTCTGCAGCACCGAGACAAGGAGCAATGTGGAGCTAAAGCTCAGAGAGTCCTGGCGTAATATATCGATGGACATGACCAGCGGTTCTCAATCGGGGTCACAAGATGATTTATTGAATGTGAAAACGTATATCTCAAATCTTTACGATATAAGCAGTCTTCGTGTGAAATAATCAATTCAGTATATAGcattataaataaacaaacaataactaaactaaagtaTATACTTCCACGCTTTTATCAGGACAAATCGTACAAATCATCTTAACATTCAGAACTGCTGGTCTAAGATGAAGCTGAAGCACATGGATACCAAGTGGGAGTTAAGAAGCATGCTTACATTTCAAACCCTTGCCTATAATGAATTTTCTTgcctctgttgtttcaaaatagCAAGTATCACTTGCAATAGGGCTATGGCTTCTAAAGTTTGAAATTCTAATTGCATAAAAAGCATGTATACATCACATGTGAGGGCACACGGGGTTAATTCCTTGTAAATGCCCTGAATGTGATTGCTGTAGGGAAAATACACGCATCATTTTTAAACTCAGTGTGGATACATGTGGCCTGTGTTTCAATTTCCATTTTACTGAGATCTTGAATCAACAGGACAATGTCTTTTTGAATTGACGATATTTTTAAATTGGATGGTAAATGAATGTGACTGAGCAGATGCCTCCTTTGTGAGGAAGTGTATATACTAACAGCTTTTAGGCTCAAACAACAGCTGGATAGCTCACAGTGAGAGTTCAGAGGGCTGGCAAAACCATAACAttgttatgtttatttatataattttgtgtgtcagtattatttatttgtaataatgtTTCTGACCAAGACTAAAGCTGTGTGAATAAGATAAACAAACCAAGCACATTATAAGGAGTTAGCCAGTTCACTGGTAAAGCAAGTTCCTTTTTTCAAACGATGTCTTTAAGAACTACGTAGGCATTTGCGAAAGCTTAAACTGTAGCAAGTGAAGTGCTGTAGCCATATATTTTTCTCTTGACtttgcatacagtatgttgctGCCATGTTCATTCCTGCTGCTTAAGCTTAGTGTTATGTATTAATTGAAATTTCAAGGCAAAGAAACGGCAACTAGTTTCATATTTAAACTCTTGCACTTTAGTTATAAGATTACTGACAACTTTTTTAGACAAGATGTTACAACCTGTATCCCTAAATGAGCATTTCTGTCCTGATAAAACAATGTGAATATAAATGTTTATCTGGGTGCCTGTGCCTTTTTGGATATGTTCATGTTTGCACTTCATATCAATGCTTGAGCATCTTAGATTTGTGAACTTCATGTGGAAGAAAGTTGAATGTACTTAAAGGTCTCCAAagatttaatattcttatctgaaacaaaacaaatcaagcCCTGGCTAGGCAGTATGTTCAGACTTGATGTAGAAAGAATAGCATGAAGACAAGTGAAGTCATAAATggttcagttttaaatgttGAGTCGAGGTTAActgttgtattatttattttagaaacaaTATTCTATTGTTGCAATAATTTCTAATCATGAGTGGTTGTAAAACTAAGAAATAATCAAATTAGCCTTGGTTGTAAAAGGGCAAAAGTAGGgttacaaaaaatattttaagatTACTATTCAGAGATTGCTTTTTTCCTGTTATTGTGAAAAGTGCTTTCTGTGTCGTTTCTTTAGCAAATGTCACTTTGACTAATAATCATAAAACTCTGTTTGAAGACCATTTCCTCTCAgtcatttatttctctctcctACCTCAGAATgtgtagtttttaaaaaaaaagagtgactGCTTGTTGTGATTTCAATACGTTTATTGGTATAACAGGAATAGACAAAATAGCTCTAAAAAGTATATTTATTGAAATCCAAA
Proteins encoded in this region:
- the cipca gene encoding CLOCK-interacting pacemaker a gives rise to the protein MSSFSRPDRHRTPSFTRATHLGASQADLERDSGFSDTSSEYLSTVDLTDSEDAGRNGSIVGQDPTGPQVAVMGGSYAGLSPMIIMNNFVLKQPSSMAPAENQWGFPSPLEVMPQSQVVLLQPMVSNGSSSSSSTTGPENIRQSKSYLPILKSYPRIAPHPADAPTKRVGSSKVRVSSTSGYDQRKKRHHHGHRLHSSPSPQPALQTTVKPISNFEAANSQSEEAESQEQLGDKPLSPLAGSSPLLPYTDEFRTDIDNNMMDADQDDALSMDVNKLKRFSNTYNILHKSGLLGITMRTKQLIKENKRTQGQLQQLQEQTALLLEALSSGDPQLWTKLQLSLQHRDKEQCGAKAQRVLA